The proteins below come from a single Acidobacteriota bacterium genomic window:
- a CDS encoding archease: MTAEGYEYLPHPADAKFRARGKTLEEAFANSARALTGLMWDCRGIEASTEIPVEVDGLDREQLLVKFLSEILFLLDTRGFLLCSVGDLSIDEKQVYRLQAVFRGGEISSGAEIYGSVKAVTYSELKVERADTGEWSIQVVVDA, encoded by the coding sequence ATGACGGCTGAAGGGTATGAATATCTGCCGCATCCGGCCGACGCCAAATTCCGGGCCCGGGGCAAAACTCTTGAGGAAGCTTTTGCCAACTCCGCCCGGGCCCTGACCGGACTGATGTGGGATTGCCGCGGGATCGAGGCCTCGACCGAAATTCCCGTTGAGGTTGACGGCCTGGATCGGGAACAGCTTCTCGTGAAATTTCTGTCCGAAATTCTCTTTCTTCTGGACACCCGCGGGTTTCTTCTGTGTTCGGTCGGCGATCTGTCCATCGATGAAAAACAGGTCTACCGGCTTCAAGCCGTATTCCGCGGCGGCGAGATTTCGAGCGGCGCCGAAATTTACGGCTCAGTCAAAGCCGTCACCTACAGCGAGCTGAAAGTCGAGCGCGCCGATACCGGCGAGTGGTCGATCCAAGTTGTCGTGGATGCGTGA
- a CDS encoding RtcB family protein — protein sequence MMTLRKINAWTWEIPQEGDMRVPVRIYASDGLLEAAKKDLTLQQARNVACLPGIQRMSYVMPDAHQGYGFPIGGVAAFDTEDGVISPGGVGYDINCGVRLLRTDFTEEEIAPKKKDLMAGIFRDVPSGVGKGGEKIGRGVLRDILTRGSAWAVAEGYGTKNDLERTEERGRMMDADPDALSDKALERGLPQLGTLGAGNHFLEIQKVDHIFDEAAARTFGLDGKGRVCVMIHCGSRGLGHQVASDYIEIMKDARGVEGLPDRELVNAPFRSALGRRYYGAMCAAVNYAFANRQMIAHRVRNVFARVMGNAEGMDLVYDVCHNVAKVERHRVAGDLEKELCVHRKGATRSFGPGRPEIPAVYQSSGQPVLIPGSMGTSSYVLAGTREAEALSFGSTAHGAGRRMSRHEALRRFRGERIRDDLARKGILLFSTSWKGVAEEASEAYKDVDDVVKVSHESGLGRLVARVVPVAVMKG from the coding sequence ATGATGACTCTGCGAAAAATAAATGCGTGGACATGGGAAATCCCCCAAGAGGGGGACATGAGGGTTCCGGTCCGGATTTATGCATCGGACGGACTTCTGGAAGCGGCCAAGAAAGATCTCACGCTTCAACAGGCGCGGAATGTGGCCTGCCTGCCCGGCATCCAACGTATGTCCTATGTCATGCCTGATGCCCACCAGGGTTACGGTTTTCCCATCGGAGGCGTGGCCGCCTTCGACACCGAGGACGGCGTCATCTCTCCGGGCGGCGTCGGATACGACATCAATTGCGGCGTCCGCCTTCTGCGAACGGATTTCACGGAAGAGGAGATCGCTCCGAAAAAGAAAGACCTCATGGCCGGCATTTTCCGGGATGTTCCCTCCGGCGTGGGGAAGGGAGGGGAGAAAATCGGGCGAGGAGTTCTTCGGGATATTCTGACGCGGGGGTCCGCCTGGGCCGTTGCCGAAGGATATGGAACGAAGAACGATCTGGAACGGACCGAGGAACGAGGTCGCATGATGGACGCCGATCCCGACGCGCTTTCCGACAAGGCTCTGGAGCGGGGGCTGCCCCAGCTTGGAACGCTCGGAGCGGGCAACCATTTTTTGGAAATCCAGAAAGTCGACCACATCTTCGACGAGGCGGCCGCCCGGACCTTCGGCCTTGACGGGAAAGGACGGGTTTGCGTCATGATTCATTGCGGAAGCCGCGGTCTGGGCCATCAGGTCGCCTCGGATTATATCGAGATCATGAAGGATGCCCGCGGTGTCGAGGGATTGCCCGATCGCGAACTCGTCAACGCCCCCTTCCGTTCCGCTCTCGGCCGCAGATACTATGGGGCGATGTGCGCGGCCGTCAACTACGCCTTTGCCAACCGGCAGATGATCGCGCACCGGGTCCGGAACGTTTTCGCCCGGGTTATGGGAAACGCCGAGGGCATGGACCTGGTTTATGACGTCTGCCACAATGTCGCCAAGGTCGAACGTCACCGCGTCGCCGGCGACCTCGAAAAGGAACTCTGCGTCCACCGGAAAGGAGCCACGAGAAGCTTCGGCCCCGGCCGCCCGGAAATCCCCGCCGTCTATCAATCCTCCGGCCAGCCGGTCCTCATCCCCGGCAGCATGGGGACCTCCTCCTATGTTTTAGCGGGGACGCGCGAAGCCGAGGCCCTGAGTTTCGGGTCGACGGCCCACGGAGCCGGCCGCCGGATGTCCCGCCACGAAGCTCTGCGCCGCTTTCGCGGCGAACGCATCCGTGACGACCTGGCCCGCAAGGGAATCCTGCTGTTTTCAACAAGCTGGAAAGGTGTGGCCGAAGAAGCCTCAGAGGCCTACAAGGATGTCGATGACGTGGTGAAGGTCTCCCATGAATCCGGGCTCGGCCGCCTTGTGGCCCGCGTCGTTCCCGTCGCCGTCATGAAGGGCTGA